In Mytilus edulis chromosome 3, xbMytEdul2.2, whole genome shotgun sequence, the genomic window TCCAATCATGTTTATTCCTCCGCTAGCAGACTTCCACGGTATAGACAAAACCCGTACTAGTCTTATCATATCTATTTCCAGTGTTGTAGACATATTTGGTCGGGCAGGAAGTGGAATATTCGCAGACCATGGTTTTATTGGTAGAAAACAAATTATGATTATTGCATTGATTATATGTGGCATTATAAATTCCTTAAACCCGTTTTATACTGAATTCTGGTCCCTTGTTTTATATTCTGTGATATACGGACTCATCGGAGGGACTATGTTTGCTATTAATTCATCTACTTTGTCAGAAATAATCGAACCGGAACGGTTCGGCCAAGCTATTGGGCTAATGACTGGAGGTCAGCACATATTTTTTGGAATTGCTGGACCATTCAATGGTAAGTGATTACTGAAAAAGTTTAAATTGGCGGTAAGAAATATATATCTAAACAACCTATGCAAGGATGCAAAATTCTCTCAATGATTATAAGCATAGAAAACAAATCtgtatatttgaaaatgctttacatgtaaattgttatttttagttCAAATGTAGATCAGAAGTGTTACTTTCCATTTCTATAAATAGTTGAAGTCAATGGATGTGTACCAAGCTTTTGCAGACGAAAGCAGCGTTTTTTCTTCTGGCATATCAATATTTATtggaataaatgtttttttttccaacagGTGAACTTATCTTTTTTAGCAAACACAGCCAATAACATTGTAGTGTGAAATATCTGAGACTTCTGAATTCCCATAGAACGGGACCACATAAATTTGAAGTGAAATCAACATTAATGATCCATTTCTATTTATTACGCATGAtagctatacattttttttacttacaCGATATAAAAggcaaaatattaagaaataaaattcattGATTGATTTAATGTTTTTTCGTGCGTGTTTAGTGttaagtggcaaatatttaatacAAGTCCTTAACGCAAACCAACTAACAATACATGCATTATGTAGGTTTTTAACCGGATTTACGAAGTAAaaatcggttattgatttggCTTCAATCAAGTTAGGTCGAATAGGATGATGGATGCGTCATTTTCGCTGCCTCATGAAATTGAGGGTTGTTTGATAAGGTTGTAATTTTGCTTCTGAATAAAACCACCTACGGACATTCAGAGATCGTGGTACTCACTTTACAGGTAAAAATCTGTTCCTTTTCTTACCCGACAAGAATTAAATTGAAATCATTACACTTTTAAAAGTTGTAGATTGTAATCAAGTATTTTagattgttttgattttatttgcAGGTGCATTGAGAGATCTGACGGGTAGTTATAATGCTACATTCTTTTTCTTTGGATTTGCAAATTTCTTTGGAGCGTTTTTATTGGTCGTAGACGTTATATATATCAAACTAAATGGACAAAGGAAAACACAGCTTGCTGAGGTTGAACTTGAGACATGACAGACGTTTCTTTAATCAGTATTATGTTAACCGGTTTTATGTTATACGCATTTATCTTATAGTCAAGCAAATAACAAAGAAGTTGTTTCTTCAACGATTactaaaatttctttttttctcttgATTACAATATAACagttagaagatgtggtatgattgccaatacaaCAACACTCCACAATATACATTATTACATCATGCAGAtccagaatttttgaaaaaggtGAGTGATGAGTGGTGACTTATTCCAATAAAAACCGATTTCTTGCAGggtttatgtaaaaaaatcatttagatcGTTTGAAAAACGTAATTGACTTTGTCAGCGACAAAACACGGTACATAACGCCCTTTATACCACTCGGTCCACCACTGATCACCCTTTTTACTAACTTATGCTAGTAAAATATGATTCACACAGACACGGCTGCGTAGAGAGAAGTCTTTTGATATGCTGTATCGGAAACTTATCGTTGAATTCTTTTGgcatattttttatggattgatTAATTAAGCACCTCGTTTGTTCTTTTTCTGAATTGTCTTCTTATCAAAGTTCCCAGTCATATGTTTACAATACAGGTCTTTTTCGTGCTTTTCTTTTATAATGTAAATGTTCTtctttcaaaaatgaaaagttaaaagattacCAGTACCTCATTTTTCTTTAAGCTAGAAATGAAACCCCACTATCTTGTTCATACAATTGCTTTGGTCGTTTTAGTATTCAAATAGTGGATTTTCCTTTTCTAAGtagtacttaaaaaaaaattacacgtATCAAAGAAAGTTCACAAAAACTTGTGCACTTTATGGTGAATTTAGAATAAACAAAACCATGATTACAGGGTATATATAGTCTGAGTCGTAGCATGCGATTGATTGGGGTTATATGTATAATGGATTATAACTGACCATTCTTTTTTGACTGATGCTAAGAAAACTTTTTTGCTTGTAAATTGAATGTTGTAAAATTTCGGAAAACAGGAAGTGGATACATAGGATATGCAAAAATTGCATACTCGAATTGATACAATTCAACATTATAAACCTGCAGACCAAATATTAAAATTGTTTCCTTTCATGGAAACCAAGACTGAAACTTTGAATTTGACGAAAGTTTTCTTTCTGACGGACGTACGGATAGAGTCGAGCGGTTAATATATACCTGCTTCCGGCTCTGTCGATGCTAGTAAAGAGTGTAATGATTGACTACATGACTGTTAAGACCGTTTTCTATTCAACCTTTAATATCGGGTTTGACCACCGAGAATAATAAAGTGTGACACATTCAAAGCAGGTTATACACACCTGTTCATAACATATGATGCCTTTACGTCTGTCGGCTGAAGAtaagcaaaaaatgaaaaaaacaggtatcaccagcccagtagtcaacacttcggtgttgacatgaatatcaataatgtggtcatttttacaaatttcctgttgaaaaaactttgaatttttttaaaaactaaggattttcttatcccaggcatatattaccctagccgtatttggcacaactttttggaattttggatcctcaatgctcttcaactttttacctGTTTGGCTTAAtacatattttgacatgagcgtcactgatgagtcttatgtagatgtagacgaaacgcgcgtctggcgtactaaattataatcctggtacctttgattactaatTACTTGTGTCCGACGCTCTTTtatagatttaccttcatcaggaacgctcaaagccgaatatgtATTTTAAAGCCAAGGATGTATGAGTACCTAAACAGTTGACGACACAGCAGACTTTTCGTCAACTGTTACTCTCAGCTGATTATTCCGTTTAAAAAAACCCAAGAAAACATCATTAATATTATTTTGTTACAATACCTGCAGTGTTGGACATATAAACGGTATCCTTTTTTTCTGCACATTTCTATAATAAATTTCTCTTCAGTGACAAAAAACTATAGCTAAAGACGAACTATGAATTATagttttgcatgagggagatatactcctcaatttaaaattatttctaaaattttgaaatagcaaattttaataacacataatcagtactgaagtactggctactgggttGGTAATTCCCTCGGAAACTATCAGTCCACCAACAGAGGCATCCTAACAATTCGGGCTCGATCTAATATAAATGGATCTATCGGCTTCATCTGAATCTTCTAATTGCAGTTACCAAAGTATTAATCATACTGTTGAACACACCTTCTTTCGTTTTTATTCGTCAAATAATCTcaacacaagaaaaaaaataattatacaaaaacaaaagctatataaaatctataaaaagtaATACAAAACATTCAAAGCATATCATATCATTAAACATAAAATGTCAActcaaaaatattaaacataactGCCCATACTAACTTAGTAAGCAGATCAAGCAGACGATAACCTTCATCTTAACTGTTACACTTTTTAAGGAAAACAAGGAGACATGCAAGAAGGACATCTACCAATTCCATTTTTCAATGTCAAAGGTACAAAGAATGGCGTGCAGACTGAAAGACAAAAAGGATAGAGGCGGGTTAACATTAGCGTAGTCATAAGATGTACAGTATAAAGACAAGTTGATGGAtgatttatagtataactaatcgccgtatttgaatatcaaaaataagacaacgcgtgaccgaacgacgcatggattaaacgagtgcgcagcacgagtttaatccatagcggcgttcggtcacaagttgtcttatttttgatattcaaatacggcgattagttattctttttattacaatggcaaaatttggctttttttatgaaattaatgtagaaaatgtaaggaactatatctttttcctacgcattgacaatttgttttgatccgacgttatcgacgtcttgacaacgcctattgttgtatgacgtcagagagtgaaataaccacgtttatttcacatgtgaaattatcggtttttatctaactgggaaatcaatgtaattcattgcaaccaatgtaataaaatgaTATCACCAACAATTCACAGTCCCTATGTATTCAACCAAATGTTTCCATTTTCTCAGCTCTTCAAATATTTTATCTTGAGTTTGACTTCTAGAAAACGTATTGTAAATGTATCTATTTCTACATTTTTACATGCCAATTTCAACCAACGTTTAAAGATCTTGTTTTTACACACGTTGCGGAAGTCGACCTAGGCTACTACTAAAAGGTATTCTGGTATAACTAGTAATCCTAatatcatttcatttcatttttcaatGCATTGCATTCAAGATGTCTCGTTTCCCTggacaaaatttacaatttacaGATCACGGTTAGGTCAATGTAAAGATAATCTAAAACAAGACtgaaagtaaacatttcaaaaggAGACTTAAAGATTTAACAAAGTACAAGTATTGAACCTCTGTCATATGAGAGAAGAATACACTGGTACTTGAATACGAACAAACATGAACATGAGTATATTTGTTCATCATAAATAAAGCTTTCACTATACTAAATGTTTACTTTATGTTGTTCAAACTGAGCAGACGTTAGTTGATTTAAACTTTAAATCATATTTGATGTAAAACACGGAGTTGCATGGATATACGCGAACACATGAATAACTAAATGTATTCTATTTGGACTGAAAATAAGCATAGAAAGATGTCTAATTACAACACGATAAAAACCACAACAACACCAATTGATAAAAATCACAATGTTACTTAATCTGCATTTACAATTCGTCATGTCTTTTGACTTTCTCCACACGTTCTAGTCCTATTGCTGGTATTTCCTTGGACCAGAATTCTACCATTTTGGGACTTAAATTACTTCTCAGTGCCAGTGGTGTGTCGAGATCTAGATAATATCTTGATGTAAGGTCAAATGGTTTCCATGGAATTGCTCCCTCACCACCATACGGTTCCCTGAAAAAAAGAACATCAAGGAATATCCAAGCACATTCCATATTTGTCACTGAATGTAAAGGAACAGATTTTCAATTAAGTAAAGGAGAGATGAGTTGAAAAGTTATCAAGTTTAAAATCTTATTACATGAGTTCATTTGATAACCATATGTTTCATGGTAAAACTATGttcatttttcatgttatttttttactaacGTAAATCAGCTCTTAATTTTAGTTTAAAGTAAATTTAATAGAGTTACAAATGAACGAATTAATTAAATCTTATGCATTTTCATCAAGAATATTGTCacataaaaataaaagcattCTGAAAGTGTAAGTAAAACAAACATCTATTAAGTAGGTAATGATATTTCtcatttcaaatacattttaaagtatatattttttatgcagATCCGCTGGAATAACTCTTTTGTTTTGGAAGTCTATATACCGAATGGCAAGTTCAGTTTTCAAACATACTGTTTATCTAGTTGAGCTTTCTAAAATTCAGCCTTCTTACATACAGTATGGCCATTTCAGCTTTCTAACACACAGTCTAGATAGTTCATCTTTTTAACATACAGTCGGGCTACTTCAGCTTTCTTATATAAAGTATGGCTAGTTCAGCTTTCTTACATACAGGTATGCAGTACAACTATTTCAGCCTTCTTACATTCAGTCTGGTCAGTTCAGTTTTCTGtttcttatatatatagtttgactACTTCAGCTTCCAAACAAACAGTCTGCCTCAGCTACACGTGCATTTATCGAAAgaggttttaaaatatatttcctCAATAGCAGTTTTTAACGAATCTAAAGTTAAATGATTAAAACATAGAAATTGAACAATGCAATGCTTACCCGGTTTTTGCAAATGACGTCCAATACTGAATAATCTTGTCGGATAAATCTTTTTCTTCCGGTGTGAACTTAGTCTCATTTAGAGACGGCATGACAGTGTGCATATCAAACATAAACTGAAGATCTTCGCCATGACCAGAACCCGTTGCCCACTCAGGTAACGGAGCAAATCCCCATTCTATGTGTTTTTCCTTGGAAAACACATATTGGTAAGACTTGCCCCCTAGACGTGTGTGATAGCTGAGCATCTCCATTGCCGGATGATTGAATATGATATCACCCAGTAAGTGATTTGCTCTCATGCTTTGCTCATCTTTAGAACTTTCAGTTGTATAATAGGAACACATCTTCTGCTTTACATCagtatcatttttgtaaaataattcaacaaaagGAGCAATCATTCCCTCACAAATAAATCTAGCTGGAATTCCCTCAGTGACATTAAACTCAAAGATTTCCTGCATTTTTGggaatattataaaatataaaacaagtcCTTCGTTTGATGTATATCCAGTAATTAAGTCTAGAGACTTGAAAAACTTTGCAACCTCTGTTGATTTGTCATCTAAACTTGTAATTGGATGATCGTGGAACAACTCTCCGTCTACCACGGCAAAATATGGCGTTTGATAGCTGTCTATTCTATCTTGGGACATAGAACTTTCCATATTAGTGGCTTCCAATAGTTCACTGTAGTCTTTATCTCGAAGACAGTTAACAAATTTAAACATATCATTGATCGGACATGATGTCTTCTGTGCCAGTTCAATGGTTCTATCATTAATTTGTTTCTTTGTCATAATACTCAATCTATTAACAACACCACTTTGTGCTATAATTCTGTGGAATAGCCCCTGGTTAGAAGGTATTAGGGACTGGAAAGACACACTCCATCCACCAGCAGATTCTCCAAATAAGGTAACAGAATCGGGGTTACCTCCAAATGATTCAATATTGTCGTGTACCCATTGAAGAGCTAGTTTCTGGTCCCATAGACCATAGTTTCCAAGTGCAGCTGGATGGTCAAGAGTCAAAAATCCGAGTATATCTACCCTATAATTAATTGTTATCACTATAACATTGCCTTGTGTCGCTATCCATCCTCCGTCATACTGACTGGAAAACCCTGCCATGAAACCTCCGCCATATATCCACACCATTACGGATAATTTTCTGTTTTCATCTAGACTTCCCGGAACATAAACATTAAGGAATAAACAGTCTTCCGACATTTTACGAGGTGCAAAGTCTGGAGTATATTCAGAAACCGTCTGGGGGCATCCTGCCCCAAACTCTGTTGCGTCAAGAACATCTGTCCATTTGTCGACTGGTTCTGGTTTTTTGAACCTCAAAGGTCCGACAGGTGGTTTGCCAAATGGAATTCCGCGGAATTCATGAAGGTTCATTCCGGTATGTTTGTTTTGTGTCTTGAGTCCATCTATCGGACCAGACGGAGAGTTTACTCTAGCTGTTTCTATCTTATCGCCTGCTGTGAATGCTAAGCCTATTAAAGCCATATAAATAGTAGTTGTGAAGGTAAACATTGTCCTGAAATGAATACaacagatttttattttcattttgatttagaaatacacaatttataGGAAAATACACAAAAGGTTAGAGTAAAAATTATTGAAATGATATAAGCCTGTCGTAAAGTTTTCCATTGGTGCAGATTTGTGTAAAATCGAATAAAGTGTacctttttggtttatatcttttttaattatattacatGAGAACAGTAATGATTCGTTCAGGGATAGTCTAAACTATAGAAGGTAGacagaaaacggcggatagcaaaaagcatattgcacggttatttttttaatatctaataAACTATACTCTATAATGAATTTCATGgtattttcaaaagtttaaaaaaaatttatagtTATGATcgattatttaagaaaaaaatcatcaaatacataaaatgttaaaaaaaaaaaaaatacagaaagaaAATAACAGCTTAAATTATTGTTAAAGTCAAAATAATATccataaaattccaacaaaatcaaatgatcgaAAATAATACACTGACGATTTTGATACAGATATGGTCGGAAATAACAATTATAGCCTTTATTTGAGGTCATTAAACttttttcaggtcaatatatcctgcTATCGACCTCAtgcaaaggctatatttgtatactATGACATGGAAATAGAAATGATTTctgtcttttttattatatgacaCCGGAAAAGTAATGATCTATGTCTCTGTCAATAGATGACCTGGAAACAGTAATGATTTATGTCTTTTCTTTATATGACATGATAACAGTTATGATTCATTTCTTTGTCGAATGGTCTCTAATTGACAGTCTGTTATTACTGTAAACCGGGAAATTTTCGCTGAGTCTTTTTTTCGCGATTTCTCAACAAAATAAAGATTTGCACCGTTTTGAATTCGCGATGTCCTGGTCTTGTCCTTTTATAagtttttatcataaataatttGGAAATTGTACAGtgttaataaatgtttttcaagcaagtgataaaattaatcaaaatttctttaaaaaaattattagtcATGTTTGCTTGTAATAACACAATCACAGTAAACAGAGAGGAATGACCTAATTAAGAGTGAATTAAATTCTGACAGAATTACTGCTTATTAGTTAATATTTTAATCTGATTGATCTGTGTAGCAGATAAATAAGtaatcatttcaaaacaaactGACTGACAGGTGTCATTTACATAACTGTAACGATATAGTCGTTTATTCAGCGATATCCGTAATGTGCACTTGGACTAATTAGGACTATCATGATATAAAGTTTTTAtatctaatagttatcaaaggtactaggattatagtTTAGTAGGTCAGACGcgcgtctacataagactcatcagtgacactcatatcaaaatatttataaagccaaaaagtGACACTCCTATAAAAATAAAGGAATGTATCTGTCGTCTGTTAAATCGATATTTATGGACATAAGTTCATGTATGGTATTCATATTCTTGTTAGGATTCCTTGAAATATTGGCGGTAGTTTTATTTTCGCGTTTCCACTCTAACCGCGAAAATAGCGAAAATAAAACTGCTGCGAAAATTTCcctgtttacaatttatcaaaTTCCGTTCCGTTTATCAAACTACTCATTGAATCTCAGTTtgaataaatataggaagatatggtatgaatgccaatgggacaactctcttcccaagtcacaatttataaaaaaaaacccattatggtcaaggtatggtcttcaacacggagccttggctcacaagtGCCcacaaaaatactagtgtaaaatcatttaaacgggaa contains:
- the LOC139517884 gene encoding fatty acyl-CoA hydrolase precursor, medium chain-like, which gives rise to MFTFTTTIYMALIGLAFTAGDKIETARVNSPSGPIDGLKTQNKHTGMNLHEFRGIPFGKPPVGPLRFKKPEPVDKWTDVLDATEFGAGCPQTVSEYTPDFAPRKMSEDCLFLNVYVPGSLDENRKLSVMVWIYGGGFMAGFSSQYDGGWIATQGNVIVITINYRVDILGFLTLDHPAALGNYGLWDQKLALQWVHDNIESFGGNPDSVTLFGESAGGWSVSFQSLIPSNQGLFHRIIAQSGVVNRLSIMTKKQINDRTIELAQKTSCPINDMFKFVNCLRDKDYSELLEATNMESSMSQDRIDSYQTPYFAVVDGELFHDHPITSLDDKSTEVAKFFKSLDLITGYTSNEGLVLYFIIFPKMQEIFEFNVTEGIPARFICEGMIAPFVELFYKNDTDVKQKMCSYYTTESSKDEQSMRANHLLGDIIFNHPAMEMLSYHTRLGGKSYQYVFSKEKHIEWGFAPLPEWATGSGHGEDLQFMFDMHTVMPSLNETKFTPEEKDLSDKIIQYWTSFAKTGEPYGGEGAIPWKPFDLTSRYYLDLDTPLALRSNLSPKMVEFWSKEIPAIGLERVEKVKRHDEL